A genomic window from Oceanobacillus timonensis includes:
- a CDS encoding YheC/YheD family protein, whose protein sequence is MIIGYMRNLPNPDSLARTTSLIAKSYGIELLYMNPEDVDIKEEKVQGKVLINNKWIDKKTDIPPFIDTVPYCFKPGTKEVMDFLEQETMLSEDRKNVITKEYLQDVLSKDEAFSHLMIPTHRMETLEDLHYYLRIYQKVVLKPESGLRGKNIYFMETIGKDLIRIGFNTEKWEVHLTELKAFFDHTFNGKNYFLQKYVTSRTPQGDPFDCRIHVEKNGRGRWAIAKIYVRIGIGQSVISNVNQGGGVSDAREFLKANYGEKWQEVYNQLKRIGKTIPKKMEELRGKDIMTLGLDIGIDKSGEQFYLFEVNDSPSSKVLKSEVAYFRSNYYLYVLKEKLHYNVKDPIDKVESSCNRISQLEKEIETKERIIIRKDKEIMQKDREMRCKEKRMNNILNSTSWKITSLLRKAGKVVKK, encoded by the coding sequence ATGATAATTGGTTATATGCGTAATTTACCCAATCCGGATTCGTTAGCAAGAACTACTTCACTAATCGCTAAATCATATGGAATAGAGCTGCTCTATATGAATCCGGAAGATGTTGATATCAAAGAAGAAAAAGTGCAGGGAAAAGTGTTAATCAATAATAAGTGGATTGATAAAAAAACAGATATTCCGCCTTTTATTGATACTGTTCCTTATTGTTTTAAACCGGGAACAAAAGAAGTAATGGATTTTTTGGAACAGGAAACGATGTTATCAGAGGATCGAAAAAATGTTATCACGAAGGAATATTTACAAGATGTATTAAGTAAGGATGAAGCCTTTTCCCATTTAATGATACCTACTCATCGCATGGAGACTTTGGAAGACTTGCACTATTATTTAAGAATATATCAGAAAGTTGTACTGAAACCCGAAAGCGGGTTACGTGGTAAAAACATCTATTTTATGGAAACAATAGGAAAAGATTTAATTAGAATCGGTTTTAATACAGAGAAGTGGGAGGTTCATTTAACCGAACTGAAAGCATTTTTTGATCATACATTTAATGGGAAAAATTACTTTCTTCAAAAATATGTTACATCTAGAACGCCCCAAGGAGATCCTTTTGATTGCAGAATCCATGTAGAAAAAAATGGTAGAGGCAGATGGGCTATTGCCAAGATTTATGTACGAATTGGTATCGGACAGTCTGTTATTTCCAATGTTAACCAAGGGGGAGGAGTTAGTGATGCGAGAGAGTTTTTAAAGGCTAATTATGGTGAAAAATGGCAAGAAGTTTATAATCAATTAAAAAGAATAGGGAAAACTATCCCTAAAAAAATGGAAGAACTAAGAGGAAAGGATATTATGACATTAGGGCTGGATATTGGTATAGATAAAAGTGGCGAACAATTTTATCTATTTGAAGTAAATGACAGTCCTAGCTCAAAAGTATTAAAATCCGAAGTAGCTTATTTTAGAAGCAATTATTATTTGTATGTATTAAAGGAAAAATTACATTATAACGTAAAAGATCCAATAGATAAGGTTGAAAGTAGTTGTAACAGAATCTCGCAATTGGAAAAAGAGATAGAAACAAAAGAAAGGATAATCATTCGCAAAGATAAAGAAATCATGCAAAAAGACAGAGAAATGAGATGCAAGGAAAAGCGGATGAATAACATTTTAAATAGTACATCATGGAAAATTACTAGTTTGTTAAGGAAAGCTGGAAAGGTTGTAAAGAAGTAA